One region of Longimicrobiaceae bacterium genomic DNA includes:
- a CDS encoding TIGR03885 family FMN-dependent LLM class oxidoreductase codes for MTRIGYHCSHEQYPPSRLLELVQLAERAGFESAMCSDHFHPWSERQGHSGFAWSWIAAALQATSFPIGMIAIPGGWRYHPAIVGQAAATLAEMYPGRFWIAPGSGEALNEHIVGQHWPHKAERNARLLEAVEIIRALWSGETVTRTGLIRVEDAKLYVRPQEPPPMIGAALSPETAEWMGGWADGLITTLREREAMEEMVRAFRRGGGEGKPIYLQAQLSFGRTDEDALRAAWDQWRSVQFPSPVLAHLWMPAQFDAVGEFVRPEDLRGKIKISADPEWHLEWLRECVDLGFEEIFLHCLNRDEQERFIEVFGERVLPELRGAR; via the coding sequence GTGACGCGAATCGGCTACCACTGCTCGCACGAGCAGTACCCCCCCAGCCGGCTCCTGGAGCTGGTGCAGCTCGCGGAGCGGGCGGGGTTCGAGAGCGCGATGTGCTCCGACCACTTCCATCCCTGGAGCGAGCGGCAAGGGCACTCCGGCTTCGCCTGGTCGTGGATCGCGGCGGCGCTCCAGGCGACCTCGTTCCCGATCGGGATGATCGCGATCCCCGGGGGGTGGCGGTACCACCCGGCCATCGTCGGCCAGGCCGCGGCCACCCTGGCGGAGATGTACCCGGGGCGCTTCTGGATCGCGCCTGGGAGCGGGGAGGCGCTGAACGAGCACATCGTCGGGCAGCACTGGCCCCACAAAGCGGAGCGGAACGCGCGGCTGCTGGAGGCGGTGGAGATCATCCGCGCCCTCTGGAGCGGGGAGACCGTCACGCGCACGGGGCTCATCCGCGTGGAGGATGCGAAGCTCTACGTGCGCCCGCAGGAGCCGCCCCCCATGATCGGGGCGGCGCTTTCCCCGGAGACGGCGGAGTGGATGGGCGGGTGGGCCGACGGGCTCATCACCACGCTCCGCGAGCGCGAGGCGATGGAGGAGATGGTCCGGGCCTTCCGGCGCGGCGGCGGGGAGGGGAAGCCCATCTACCTGCAGGCGCAGCTCTCCTTCGGCCGGACCGACGAGGACGCGCTCCGGGCCGCGTGGGACCAGTGGCGCTCCGTGCAGTTTCCCAGCCCGGTGCTGGCCCACCTCTGGATGCCGGCCCAGTTCGACGCCGTGGGGGAGTTCGTCCGGCCGGAGGACCTGCGGGGGAAGATCAAGATCTCGGCGGACCCGGAGTGGCACCTGGAGTGGCTGCGGGAATGCGTGGACCTGGGCTTCGAGGAGATCTTCCTGCACTGCCTCAACCGCGACGAGCAGGAGCGCTTCATCGAGGTCTTCGGGGAGCGGGTCCTCCCGGAGCTGCGCGGGGCGCGGTAA
- a CDS encoding SDR family oxidoreductase produces MSRQPDHGEESYEGCGKLQGLAAIITGGDSGIGRAVAIAFAREGADVAIGYLSDVEDADAEETRRWVEKAGRRCIVHKFDVREASQCREFVERVVRELGRLDVLVNNAAYQMVQRSIEDITEEQLDRTFRTNIYGYFHMARAALEHMQAGACILNTGSVVALEGNGGLLDYSATKGAIHVFTKSLAENVKDRGIRVNCVAPGPVWTPLIPTTFPQDAVPKFGKDTYWKRPAQPAELAPGYVYLASADARFVSGEVLAITGRSSTR; encoded by the coding sequence ATGAGCCGCCAGCCCGACCACGGCGAGGAGAGCTACGAGGGGTGCGGGAAGCTCCAGGGGCTCGCGGCCATCATCACGGGCGGCGACAGCGGCATCGGGCGGGCGGTGGCCATCGCCTTCGCGCGGGAGGGGGCGGACGTCGCCATCGGCTACCTGTCCGACGTGGAGGACGCCGACGCCGAGGAGACCCGGAGGTGGGTGGAGAAGGCCGGGCGCCGCTGCATCGTCCACAAGTTCGACGTGCGCGAGGCCTCGCAGTGCCGGGAGTTCGTGGAGCGGGTGGTGAGGGAGCTCGGCCGGCTCGACGTCCTGGTAAACAACGCCGCCTACCAGATGGTGCAGAGGTCCATCGAGGACATCACGGAGGAGCAGCTCGACCGGACCTTCCGCACCAACATCTACGGCTACTTCCACATGGCCAGGGCCGCCCTGGAGCACATGCAGGCCGGGGCGTGCATCCTCAACACCGGCTCCGTGGTGGCGCTGGAGGGGAACGGCGGGCTGCTGGACTACAGCGCCACCAAGGGCGCCATCCACGTCTTCACCAAGTCGCTGGCCGAGAACGTCAAGGACCGCGGCATCCGGGTCAACTGTGTGGCCCCCGGGCCGGTGTGGACGCCGCTGATCCCCACCACCTTCCCGCAGGACGCGGTGCCGAAGTTCGGCAAGGACACCTACTGGAAGCGCCCCGCCCAGCCGGCGGAGCTCGCCCCGGGCTACGTGTACCTGGCCTCCGCCGACGCGCGCTTCGTTTCGGGCGAGGTGCTGGCGATCACGGGCCGCAGCAGCACCCGCTGA